A window of the Methyloprofundus sp. genome harbors these coding sequences:
- a CDS encoding F-type H+-transporting ATPase subunit a, translating to MATEAHAAEGATGYIVHHLTPLSVGEGFWALHLDTLFISAVLGALFVWYFKSAAEKATVGVPSTGQAFVEMIIEFVDQQVKDTFHGKSPLIAPLALTIFIWVFMWNFMDLFPVDILPAVSSMMGMEYMRVVPSTDLNATFALSISVFILIIFYSIKIKGVLGFAKEMTCTPFGPWMMPFNLLLKLVEEIAKPISLALRLFGNLYAGELIFILIALLPWYIQPILSFPWAIFHILIITLQAFIFMVLTIVYLSMAHEDH from the coding sequence ATGGCTACTGAAGCACATGCGGCGGAAGGCGCGACAGGATATATTGTTCACCATCTCACACCGTTGTCAGTAGGCGAAGGTTTTTGGGCGTTACACTTAGATACATTATTTATTTCGGCAGTTTTAGGTGCTTTGTTTGTATGGTACTTTAAGTCTGCTGCTGAAAAAGCGACAGTTGGTGTGCCAAGCACTGGGCAAGCTTTTGTTGAAATGATTATCGAGTTTGTTGATCAACAAGTAAAAGATACCTTTCACGGTAAGAGCCCTCTTATTGCTCCATTAGCATTGACTATTTTTATTTGGGTATTCATGTGGAACTTCATGGATTTATTTCCAGTCGATATATTGCCCGCAGTATCAAGCATGATGGGTATGGAGTATATGCGAGTTGTTCCTAGTACTGATTTGAATGCAACGTTTGCACTTTCAATCAGTGTGTTTATTTTAATTATCTTCTACAGCATAAAAATCAAGGGTGTATTGGGGTTTGCAAAAGAAATGACCTGTACTCCTTTTGGGCCATGGATGATGCCATTCAACTTACTACTAAAATTAGTTGAAGAAATTGCAAAGCCTATTTCACTTGCACTGCGGTTATTCGGTAACCTATATGCGGGTGAGCTGATTTTTATATTAATTGCCTTATTACCTTGGTATATACAACCAATATTAAGTTTTCCTTGGGCAATTTTTCATATTTTGATTATTACACTTCAGGCGTTCATTTTTATGGTACTGACTATCGTATACCTAAGCATGGCACATGAAGATCACTAA
- a CDS encoding chromosome partitioning protein, ParB family, whose product MAEKKRGLGKGLGALMGDMGIKEQIKNTLQTLPVEYLQRGRYQPRKDIDPVRLQELADSIQRQGIVQPIIVREVGYNRYEIVAGERRWRAGQLAGLAEVPVVIKDIDDRTAIAIALIENIQREDLNPLEESEAFQRLLEEFDLTHQQIAEAVGKSRVTITNTLRLNDLDVTVKNFVAKRQLGMGHARALLSLSADKQIALAKKVVDEGLSVRVTERLVKLEQQSNKSESGEQATNEPNIDRDTARLQEAMTSFLGAKTIIKHNVNGQGTVVINYGSLEELDGIVTRFDINKGFSE is encoded by the coding sequence ATGGCTGAAAAGAAAAGGGGTTTGGGTAAAGGGCTCGGTGCATTGATGGGTGACATGGGCATTAAGGAGCAAATTAAAAATACTTTGCAAACTTTGCCTGTGGAATACTTGCAGCGTGGCAGATATCAGCCAAGAAAGGATATTGATCCTGTGCGTTTGCAGGAGTTGGCGGATTCAATACAGAGGCAAGGTATAGTGCAGCCCATTATAGTCAGGGAAGTGGGCTATAATCGCTATGAGATAGTGGCGGGAGAGCGCCGTTGGCGAGCAGGGCAGTTGGCAGGATTGGCGGAGGTGCCAGTCGTTATTAAAGATATTGATGATCGTACGGCGATTGCAATTGCTTTAATTGAAAATATTCAACGTGAAGATTTAAACCCGCTAGAAGAGTCGGAGGCATTTCAGCGCCTGTTAGAAGAGTTTGACCTGACTCATCAGCAAATTGCTGAAGCGGTAGGTAAATCAAGGGTTACAATTACTAATACGCTACGCCTAAATGATTTAGATGTTACGGTAAAAAATTTTGTAGCTAAGCGACAATTAGGCATGGGGCATGCACGTGCTTTGTTAAGTTTGTCTGCTGACAAGCAAATTGCTTTAGCAAAAAAAGTGGTTGATGAAGGGTTGTCGGTGCGAGTAACTGAGAGACTAGTTAAGCTGGAGCAGCAAAGCAATAAAAGTGAGTCTGGGGAGCAAGCTACTAATGAGCCGAATATTGATAGAGATACGGCGCGCTTACAAGAAGCTATGACTAGTTTTTTAGGAGCCAAAACTATAATAAAACATAATGTCAATGGACAAGGTACTGTGGTTATAAACTATGGTAGTCTTGAAGAGTTGGATGGGATTGTTACTCGGTTTGATATAAATAAAGGATTTTCAGAATAA
- a CDS encoding F-type H+-transporting ATPase subunit c: MELAALIADVQGMTAIAVGLVLGMGALGTAIGFGLLGGKFLEGAARQPEMVPMLQVKMFVVAGLLDAVTMIGVGMALFFTFANPFLSAVEAVAG, from the coding sequence ATGGAACTTGCAGCGTTGATTGCTGATGTACAAGGTATGACTGCTATTGCGGTTGGTCTGGTTTTAGGTATGGGTGCACTAGGTACTGCGATAGGCTTCGGTCTACTAGGTGGTAAGTTCCTAGAAGGTGCAGCTCGTCAACCAGAAATGGTGCCTATGTTACAAGTTAAAATGTTCGTTGTTGCGGGTCTATTAGATGCGGTAACTATGATCGGTGTTGGTATGGCGTTATTTTTTACATTCGCTAACCCATTCCTATCGGCTGTTGAAGCGGTTGCAGGATAA
- a CDS encoding F-type H+-transporting ATPase subunit alpha has protein sequence MQLNPSEISDLIKKRIENFDVNVEAHTEGTVVSVADGIVRVHGLSEVMQGEMLEFPGDSYGMALNLERDSVGVVMLGAYQHITEGDTVKCTGKILEVPVGEALLGRVVDALGKPIDGKGEIDTNQMSPVEKIAPGVIARQSVDQPVQLGLKSIDSMIPVGRGQRELIIGDRQTGKTAIAIDAIINQKGTGIKCIYVAIGQKRSSIANVVRKLEEHGAMDHTIIVSATASESAALQFIAPYTGCSMGEYFRDIGEDALIIYDDLTKQAWAYRQMSLLLRRPPGREAYPGDVFYIHSRLLERASRINVDEVEKLTNGKVKGKTGSLTALPIIETQGGDVSAFVPTNVISITDGQIFLESDLFNAGIRPAVNAGLSVSRVGGAAQTKIIKKLGGGIRLDLAQYRELAAFAQFASDLDEATRKQIERGQRVTELMKQDQYSPMSVAQMAVSLFAANEGFLDDLEVDKVRDFEDALQSYLKSEKSDLMAKINEKGDFNDEIKQGMTTAIESFIKTSSW, from the coding sequence ATGCAATTAAATCCATCTGAAATAAGTGATCTGATTAAGAAACGGATCGAAAATTTTGACGTCAACGTCGAAGCGCATACGGAAGGCACTGTGGTCAGTGTTGCTGACGGTATTGTGAGAGTTCATGGGTTGTCTGAAGTAATGCAAGGTGAAATGCTTGAATTCCCTGGCGATTCTTACGGCATGGCTCTGAACTTAGAAAGAGATTCTGTCGGTGTGGTTATGTTAGGTGCTTACCAACATATCACAGAAGGCGACACAGTAAAATGTACTGGTAAAATTTTAGAAGTACCAGTCGGTGAGGCATTATTAGGGCGTGTTGTAGACGCGCTAGGTAAGCCTATCGATGGTAAGGGTGAGATAGATACAAATCAAATGTCACCTGTAGAAAAAATTGCACCAGGCGTTATTGCTAGACAATCAGTTGACCAGCCAGTTCAATTAGGTTTGAAATCAATTGATTCAATGATTCCAGTTGGCCGTGGTCAGCGTGAGTTAATTATTGGTGATCGTCAAACAGGTAAAACTGCTATTGCTATTGATGCTATTATCAATCAAAAAGGCACAGGTATTAAGTGTATCTATGTTGCGATTGGTCAGAAGCGTTCATCAATTGCCAATGTGGTACGTAAATTAGAAGAGCATGGTGCAATGGATCATACGATCATTGTTTCTGCTACAGCTTCTGAATCTGCAGCACTGCAATTTATTGCACCTTATACAGGGTGTTCAATGGGTGAGTACTTCAGAGATATAGGTGAAGATGCGCTAATTATTTATGATGACTTGACTAAACAAGCTTGGGCTTATCGTCAAATGTCATTGTTATTGCGTCGCCCGCCAGGTCGTGAAGCGTATCCAGGGGATGTTTTCTATATTCATTCACGTTTATTAGAGCGTGCTTCACGCATTAATGTAGACGAAGTAGAAAAGCTAACTAATGGTAAAGTGAAAGGTAAAACAGGTTCATTAACTGCGTTACCTATTATTGAAACCCAAGGTGGTGATGTCTCGGCATTTGTACCAACTAACGTAATTTCGATTACTGATGGTCAGATTTTTCTTGAATCTGATTTGTTTAACGCAGGGATACGTCCAGCGGTAAATGCAGGTTTATCAGTTTCTCGAGTCGGTGGTGCTGCACAAACGAAAATCATCAAGAAGTTAGGTGGTGGTATTCGTCTTGATTTAGCTCAATATCGTGAATTAGCCGCTTTTGCACAGTTTGCTTCTGATCTTGATGAAGCGACTCGTAAGCAAATTGAACGTGGTCAACGCGTTACTGAGTTAATGAAGCAGGATCAATATTCTCCAATGTCTGTTGCGCAAATGGCGGTTTCTTTATTTGCTGCTAACGAAGGATTCTTAGATGATCTAGAAGTCGATAAAGTACGTGACTTTGAAGATGCTTTACAATCCTACTTAAAATCTGAGAAATCTGATTTAATGGCAAAGATTAATGAGAAAGGCGATTTTAATGATGAAATAAAGCAGGGTATGACAACTGCTATTGAAAGTTTCATTAAAACAAGTAGCTGGTAA
- a CDS encoding F-type H+-transporting ATPase subunit beta produces the protein MSSGKIVQIIGAVVDVEFPRESLPKVYDALNVASAGLTLEVQQQIGDGVVRAIAMGTTDGLSRGLEVTNSGDAIKVPVGTETLGRIMDVLGNPIDEKGPIGEKDKWVIHREAPSYEEQAPANELLETGIKVIDLICPFAKGGKVGLFGGAGVGKTVNMMELIRNIAIEHSGYSVFAGVGERTREGNDFYHEMTDSNVIDKVSLVYGQMNEPPGNRLRVALTGLTMAEYFREEGNDVLFFVDNIYRYTLAGTEVSALLGRMPSAVGYQPTLAEEMGVLQERITSTKTGSITSIQAVYVPADDLTDPSPATTFAHLDATVVLSRQIAELGIYPAIDPLDSSSRQLDPLVIGDEHYEVARGVQGLLQRYKELRDIIAILGMDELSEEDKLTVTRARKIQRFLSQPFFVAEVFTGAPGKYVSLKDTITGFKGIIAGEYDDLPEQAFYMVGTIDEAVEKAKGM, from the coding sequence ATGAGTTCGGGTAAAATCGTTCAAATTATTGGTGCGGTTGTGGATGTTGAATTTCCACGCGAGTCGCTACCAAAAGTTTATGACGCACTAAACGTAGCAAGTGCAGGGCTGACTTTAGAAGTTCAGCAACAAATTGGTGATGGCGTAGTTCGCGCAATTGCAATGGGAACTACCGATGGCTTAAGCCGTGGATTAGAAGTCACTAATTCAGGTGATGCTATTAAAGTCCCAGTAGGAACAGAAACACTAGGACGTATTATGGACGTTCTGGGTAATCCTATTGATGAAAAAGGCCCTATTGGCGAAAAAGACAAATGGGTTATTCATCGTGAAGCACCTTCTTATGAAGAGCAAGCACCAGCAAATGAGCTTTTAGAAACAGGTATTAAAGTTATTGACTTGATATGCCCGTTTGCTAAGGGTGGTAAAGTTGGGCTGTTCGGTGGCGCGGGTGTAGGTAAAACCGTTAATATGATGGAGTTAATCCGTAATATTGCGATTGAGCATAGTGGTTACTCAGTATTTGCTGGGGTAGGTGAGCGTACTCGTGAGGGTAACGATTTCTACCACGAAATGACTGATTCAAACGTAATTGACAAAGTATCGTTAGTATACGGACAAATGAATGAGCCACCAGGAAACAGACTACGTGTTGCCTTGACTGGTTTAACCATGGCGGAATACTTCCGTGAAGAAGGTAATGATGTACTTTTCTTCGTTGATAATATCTATCGTTACACATTAGCAGGAACTGAAGTATCAGCGCTATTAGGTCGTATGCCATCAGCGGTAGGGTATCAGCCTACACTGGCTGAAGAAATGGGGGTATTACAAGAACGTATTACTTCAACTAAAACAGGCTCAATTACTTCAATCCAAGCGGTTTATGTACCTGCGGATGATTTAACCGATCCATCGCCTGCAACCACTTTTGCGCATTTAGATGCAACGGTTGTATTATCACGTCAAATTGCTGAGCTAGGTATTTACCCTGCGATTGATCCACTAGATTCTAGTAGTCGTCAGTTAGATCCTTTAGTGATTGGTGATGAGCATTATGAAGTAGCGCGTGGCGTACAAGGTTTATTACAGCGTTACAAAGAGTTGCGTGATATTATTGCGATTCTTGGTATGGATGAGTTATCTGAAGAAGATAAATTGACTGTAACAAGAGCTCGTAAGATCCAGCGTTTCTTATCGCAGCCTTTCTTTGTTGCTGAAGTCTTTACTGGTGCTCCAGGTAAATATGTATCATTAAAAGATACGATTACAGGGTTTAAAGGCATTATTGCTGGTGAATATGATGACCTTCCTGAGCAAGCTTTCTATATGGTTGGTACCATAGATGAAGCTGTAGAAAAAGCAAAAGGCATGTAA
- a CDS encoding ATP synthase protein I has protein sequence MRRIYKLSVVNKVLLGQSVIVVIVIACFFVFGDELSVKSAIYGGLAALIPNFYFAQKVSKHKGQEARKVVKSFYTGESGKLIITAAIFAMIFQDPKIDVFAVLITYVSALTVFWFALLVRIY, from the coding sequence GTGAGAAGAATATATAAGCTCTCAGTTGTAAACAAGGTTTTACTGGGGCAATCAGTCATTGTAGTCATTGTAATTGCCTGCTTTTTTGTATTTGGTGATGAGTTAAGCGTTAAATCAGCCATTTATGGCGGCTTAGCGGCATTAATACCAAATTTTTATTTTGCACAAAAAGTCAGTAAGCATAAAGGGCAAGAGGCAAGAAAAGTCGTAAAGTCTTTTTATACGGGTGAATCTGGAAAATTAATTATTACTGCAGCAATATTTGCAATGATTTTTCAGGATCCCAAAATTGATGTTTTTGCAGTGTTGATTACCTATGTATCAGCACTAACAGTTTTTTGGTTTGCGTTATTAGTACGTATATATTAA
- a CDS encoding F-type H+-transporting ATPase subunit delta yields the protein MSELATLARPYAEAVFKRAKETGNSQEWSDTLAFLAVTMQDEGLAAIVNNPRVGQDELTQLLLDICQDQFNGEANNFLKLLIENGRLTLAPQIAELFENYKAEDEGYVDVDVITAYALTKAEEQSFATALKKKLNKKVSISTSVDKALIGGFLVKAGDSVIDGSINGQLQQLAKRI from the coding sequence ATGAGTGAATTAGCAACTTTGGCAAGACCGTATGCAGAAGCAGTATTTAAAAGAGCAAAAGAAACAGGCAATTCTCAGGAATGGTCTGATACTTTAGCTTTTTTAGCTGTCACCATGCAGGATGAGGGCTTAGCTGCAATTGTGAATAACCCACGAGTTGGTCAAGATGAATTAACGCAATTATTGCTGGATATTTGTCAGGATCAGTTCAATGGGGAAGCTAATAATTTCCTTAAACTATTAATAGAGAATGGAAGATTAACATTAGCGCCACAAATTGCGGAATTATTCGAGAATTATAAAGCTGAAGATGAAGGTTATGTTGATGTTGATGTTATCACTGCTTATGCCTTAACGAAAGCGGAAGAACAAAGCTTTGCGACAGCACTAAAAAAGAAACTTAATAAAAAGGTAAGCATCAGCACGAGTGTTGATAAAGCTTTAATTGGTGGATTTTTAGTAAAAGCAGGTGACAGTGTGATTGACGGCTCTATTAATGGTCAACTTCAACAACTAGCTAAAAGGATCTAA
- a CDS encoding chromosome partitioning protein: MSKIIAVTNQKGGVGKTTTSVNLAACLAAAKRKVLLIDLDPQGNAAMGCGVNKSNVLYSSCDLLIEDVPITEMIVSVPEIGFDVIAGNADLTVAEVQLMKMTQRERRLANALQQVHGQYDYILIDCPPSLNMLTLNAMVAADSVLVPMQCEYYALEGLSALMETLRNIQETANATLYLEGILRTMFDTRSRLTKDVSEQLVEYFSEKVFRTCIPRNVRLAEAPSHGMPVLQYDKGSRGAVAYIALAGELIRKEKK, encoded by the coding sequence ATGAGTAAAATAATTGCAGTAACTAATCAAAAAGGGGGCGTAGGTAAAACTACGACCAGTGTCAATTTGGCTGCTTGTTTAGCGGCTGCCAAGCGTAAAGTATTGCTAATTGATTTGGATCCTCAAGGTAATGCTGCAATGGGTTGCGGGGTTAATAAATCTAATGTGCTCTATTCTAGTTGTGACTTATTGATAGAAGATGTGCCGATAACAGAGATGATTGTATCTGTGCCTGAAATTGGCTTTGATGTGATTGCGGGTAATGCAGATTTAACAGTGGCAGAAGTACAGTTAATGAAAATGACGCAGCGTGAGCGGCGACTGGCTAATGCTCTGCAGCAAGTGCATGGGCAGTATGATTATATTTTAATTGATTGTCCGCCCTCTCTGAATATGTTGACCCTTAATGCAATGGTTGCTGCAGATAGTGTATTAGTGCCTATGCAGTGTGAATATTATGCGCTGGAGGGGCTGTCAGCTTTAATGGAGACATTGCGCAATATTCAAGAGACAGCAAATGCGACTTTATATTTGGAAGGAATATTGCGTACTATGTTTGATACCCGTAGTCGTTTAACTAAGGATGTGTCGGAGCAATTGGTTGAGTATTTTAGTGAAAAAGTATTTAGAACCTGTATTCCGAGGAACGTAAGGTTGGCAGAGGCGCCAAGTCATGGCATGCCAGTCTTGCAGTATGATAAAGGCTCGCGTGGAGCAGTGGCTTATATTGCCTTGGCTGGTGAATTAATCAGGAAAGAAAAGAAATAA
- a CDS encoding F-type H+-transporting ATPase subunit b codes for MSINATLIGQMITFTLLVWFTMKYIWPPLIEAIEERKAKIAEGLAAAEKGQEEMELAAKKAADVLKEAKQQSADIVNLAQKRANEIVEESKGTAKKEGDRLIEAAQAQIEQEMHRAQEKMRKEVSALALKAAGQILQQEIDKAKHKELISKVSEQLGQA; via the coding sequence GTGAGTATTAATGCTACACTAATCGGTCAAATGATTACTTTTACACTTCTGGTATGGTTTACCATGAAGTATATTTGGCCACCACTAATTGAAGCTATTGAAGAACGTAAAGCAAAAATCGCCGAAGGATTGGCTGCAGCCGAAAAAGGTCAAGAAGAGATGGAGCTGGCAGCAAAAAAAGCTGCAGACGTTTTAAAAGAAGCTAAACAACAATCAGCTGATATTGTAAATCTTGCACAAAAACGTGCGAATGAGATCGTTGAAGAATCAAAAGGTACCGCTAAGAAAGAAGGTGACCGATTGATTGAAGCGGCTCAAGCGCAAATTGAACAAGAAATGCATAGAGCACAAGAAAAAATGCGTAAAGAAGTTTCAGCATTAGCTTTAAAAGCAGCTGGACAAATTTTACAGCAAGAAATTGACAAAGCTAAGCACAAAGAGCTTATCAGCAAAGTATCTGAGCAATTAGGTCAAGCATAA
- a CDS encoding F-type H+-transporting ATPase subunit epsilon: MAMTVHVDIVSAEKEIFSGLAEMVFAPAELGEVGISPGHAPLISKLNPGEVRVKVSDTETQEYFVSGGLLEVQPHLVTVLADTAMRAKDIDEAAALEAKAEAEEALSDKSGKIDYATAQAQLAVAMMQLRALDKFRKRGS, encoded by the coding sequence ATGGCTATGACAGTACATGTAGATATTGTAAGTGCAGAAAAAGAAATTTTTTCTGGGCTTGCAGAAATGGTTTTTGCTCCTGCTGAACTTGGTGAAGTAGGCATTTCACCTGGCCATGCGCCATTAATATCTAAATTAAATCCTGGTGAAGTTCGTGTAAAAGTGAGCGATACTGAAACTCAGGAATATTTTGTTTCTGGTGGACTATTGGAGGTACAGCCACATTTAGTGACTGTACTCGCTGATACCGCTATGCGAGCAAAAGATATTGATGAAGCAGCTGCGTTAGAAGCGAAAGCGGAAGCCGAAGAAGCATTAAGTGATAAGTCTGGTAAAATTGATTATGCAACAGCACAAGCACAACTAGCTGTAGCAATGATGCAATTGAGAGCACTAGATAAATTTAGAAAGCGCGGTTCTTAA
- a CDS encoding F-type H+-transporting ATPase subunit gamma: MAVGKEIRTQISSIKNTQKITRAMEMVAASKMRKTKERMEATRPYSKKISQIIKHLAHANPEYKHPFLVEREVKRVGVIVVSSDRGLCGGLNSNLFRKTLRQFTQWDGDNIEVDVCTIGGKSASFFGRLDTNLVGQTAKIGDSPHLQDIIGVIKIMLDAYHAGTIDELYIMYNEFINTMTQAPTADKLLPVVATELETDELKGYWDYLYEPDAKEVLDNLLTRYIESIVYQGLVENNACEQAARMVAMKSASDNAGNLIDELQLVYNKARQAAITQEISEIVAGAAAV; this comes from the coding sequence ATGGCTGTTGGTAAAGAAATACGTACGCAGATCTCGAGTATTAAAAATACTCAGAAGATCACGCGAGCAATGGAGATGGTTGCTGCGAGTAAAATGCGTAAAACAAAAGAACGGATGGAGGCAACACGCCCCTACTCAAAAAAGATAAGCCAGATCATCAAGCATCTGGCTCATGCTAATCCTGAGTACAAACATCCTTTTCTTGTTGAGCGTGAAGTAAAGCGAGTCGGCGTTATTGTTGTTAGTTCTGACAGGGGCTTATGTGGTGGTCTGAATTCAAATTTGTTCAGAAAAACCCTTAGGCAATTTACCCAGTGGGATGGTGATAATATTGAAGTTGATGTTTGTACTATCGGTGGCAAAAGCGCAAGTTTTTTTGGCCGTTTAGATACAAATTTGGTTGGACAGACTGCTAAAATAGGTGATTCACCACATTTGCAGGATATTATTGGTGTTATTAAAATTATGCTGGATGCTTATCATGCTGGCACAATTGATGAATTGTATATTATGTACAATGAATTTATTAATACCATGACCCAAGCACCAACAGCTGATAAATTACTTCCTGTAGTAGCAACCGAGTTAGAAACTGATGAATTGAAAGGGTATTGGGACTATTTATACGAGCCTGATGCCAAAGAAGTATTAGATAATTTATTAACTCGTTATATAGAATCTATTGTTTATCAAGGTTTAGTTGAAAACAATGCCTGTGAGCAAGCAGCTAGAATGGTTGCTATGAAGAGTGCATCTGATAACGCAGGAAATCTTATTGATGAATTGCAACTTGTTTATAATAAAGCAAGACAAGCAGCAATTACTCAGGAAATTTCAGAAATTGTAGCTGGTGCGGCGGCGGTTTAG
- a CDS encoding bifunctional UDP-N-acetylglucosamine pyrophosphorylase/glucosamine-1-phosphate N-acetyltransferase, with protein MTVKTLILAAGQGTRMRSAMPKVLHKVANRSLLEHVYVTSKSVDNNEVIIIYGHGGELVKQALANLDAQWIEQKQQLGTGHAVLQADSMLNNDDTVLILYGDVPLLSSESIAGLLQHVSAQSMALLTVNLDDPSGYGRIVRDRAGNVTKIVEHKDATDQEHQIKEVNTGILAAKGDKLKAWIARLDNSNAQQEFYLTDIIEMAVKDGIEIKTSQPEHPDEVMGVNNRKQLSYLERVYQSIQADKLMEAGVTLFDPARVDCRGSFDILGQDISVDINVIFEGRNSIGNNVNIGANTIINNSIIADDVEILANCVIDNAVIGAGSRIGPFARLRPQAELAEEVHVGNFVEIKKSTVAQGSKINHLSYIGDATIGSKVNIGAGTITCNYDGANKFRTVIEDGAFIGSDTQLIAPVTVGKNATIGAGSTVTKDTPESQLTLSRSKQISIKNWQRPVKKEQ; from the coding sequence ATGACTGTGAAGACCCTCATATTAGCTGCTGGACAAGGTACGCGTATGCGTTCGGCAATGCCAAAAGTACTACATAAGGTTGCTAATCGTAGTTTACTGGAGCATGTGTATGTTACGAGTAAGTCAGTAGATAATAACGAAGTCATTATTATTTATGGGCATGGTGGGGAGTTAGTAAAGCAGGCATTAGCAAATTTAGACGCGCAGTGGATTGAACAGAAACAACAGTTAGGCACTGGTCATGCAGTACTGCAAGCAGATAGTATGCTAAATAATGATGACACGGTGTTGATTTTATATGGTGACGTGCCATTATTATCAAGCGAGTCAATTGCTGGTTTATTACAACATGTATCAGCACAGAGCATGGCACTTCTCACTGTCAATTTAGATGACCCATCAGGTTATGGCAGAATAGTCAGAGATAGGGCGGGCAATGTGACTAAAATAGTTGAGCATAAAGATGCAACAGATCAAGAGCACCAAATAAAAGAAGTTAATACTGGAATATTGGCAGCAAAGGGCGATAAATTAAAAGCTTGGATTGCACGATTAGATAATAGTAATGCCCAACAAGAATTTTACCTAACTGATATTATTGAAATGGCGGTTAAGGATGGCATAGAAATAAAAACGAGCCAGCCTGAACACCCTGATGAAGTAATGGGAGTTAATAATCGTAAACAGCTTAGTTATCTGGAAAGAGTGTACCAAAGCATTCAGGCAGATAAGTTAATGGAAGCTGGTGTCACATTATTTGACCCTGCGAGAGTAGATTGTCGAGGCAGTTTCGATATATTAGGACAAGATATCTCGGTAGATATTAATGTTATTTTCGAAGGCAGAAATTCAATAGGCAATAATGTAAATATTGGTGCAAATACCATAATTAATAATTCTATTATTGCAGATGATGTTGAAATTCTAGCTAATTGTGTGATCGATAATGCAGTTATTGGGGCTGGAAGTCGAATAGGTCCATTTGCCAGGTTACGCCCGCAAGCCGAATTAGCTGAGGAGGTTCATGTTGGTAATTTTGTTGAGATTAAAAAGTCTACAGTAGCTCAAGGAAGTAAAATTAATCACTTAAGTTATATAGGTGATGCAACCATAGGCAGTAAAGTGAATATCGGTGCAGGCACTATTACTTGTAATTATGATGGTGCAAATAAATTTAGAACAGTTATTGAAGATGGGGCTTTTATTGGTTCGGACACTCAGCTCATTGCGCCTGTTACAGTAGGAAAAAATGCAACTATCGGTGCAGGCTCAACAGTGACTAAAGATACTCCAGAGAGCCAGTTGACCCTATCACGATCAAAACAAATTAGTATAAAAAACTGGCAACGCCCAGTAAAAAAGGAGCAGTAA